GATGGTCGGACCGCTGGCGGAGTTTCTTGAGCGCTATCCGGGCATGAAGGTGCAGTGGTTCTTGCAGGACCGCGAGCCCGATTTCATCGCCGAAGGACTCGACTGCGCGATACACGTGGGCGAGCTGCGAGACCCATCGAACGTGGCGATCTCGTTGATCGATGTGCCGCGCATCGCCGTAGCGTCGCCCGAATTACTCGCAGGATATGCGCCGCCCGCGCACCCCTCGGATCTCACGACGTTGCCGTGGCTCTCGCACTCGACGTTCTATCGCAACGACATCACGCTCACCCATGACACCACGCGGGAATCGGTCCGCATCACATTCGATCCGCGCATGAGTACCGACAATCTCTATGCATTGCGCAGTGCCGCAATGCGCGGGCTTGGGGTCTGTGTGTGCTCCGCCTGGGTGATGGCCGAGGACGTGGCGCAAGGGCGGCTGATCCAGCTCCTGCCGCAATGGCGTCCGACGCCGTTGCCGATGTACATCATCTATCCCTACGCGAAGTATTACCCGGCACGCCTGCGCCGTTTCATCGAAGCGATGCGCTGTGCCATTCCCCCCGTGATCGACGCCGAGCAGCGCAAGGTTCGCTGATCAGCGCCACTGAAGTTGCCCGGCGGTGCCTTGCAACAGGGCGTCGTTGCGCTGCGCTGCGTCGCGCAGATAGTCCCATAGCACCGTAATGCGCTTGAGGGTGCGCAACTCTTCGTGGCAGTAGATCCAGAAGCTGCGCGTGACGACCACATCGTCGACCAGCAACGGCACCAGCCGAGGGTCTTGCGCCGCCATGAAGCAAGGCAGGATCGCTAACGCCTCGCCCTGCAATGCCGCCTGATATTGCGCAATGACGCTCGTGCTGCGCAGCACGACATCGCATCCGGGCACGATGTCTTCCAGATACCGCAATTCGTTACTGAAGCTGAGTTCGTCGACGTAGCTGATGAACCGACGTCCACGCAGATCCGCGAACGTGGCGACGTTGCCGTACTGCTTGAGATAGCCGGGCGTTGCATACAGCAGCAAACGGTAGTCGCACAGCTTGCTGCACACATACGGCCCGCGTTGTGGCCGCTCGATGGTGATCGCCAGATCGGCCTCGCGCTTCGAGAGGCTCACGAAGCGCGGCACGGGCAAGACGTCGAAATCGATGGCGGGGTATTCGCGTTGGAAGCGTGAAAGCACGGGCGCGATGAAGTAGGTGCCGAACGCTTCGGTCGACCCGATGCGCACATGACCCGAGAGCGTTTGTCCCAGTCCGGCGACTTGCTCGCAGGCCGATTGCAGCGCTGTCTCCATCTGCTCGGCGTGCACGAGAAGCTGCTGACCTTCGGGCGTGAGGGCGAAGCCCGCGTTGCGCGATTTGTCGAACAGCAGGGTGCCCAGCGACTGCTCCAGCGCGCGCACGCGCCGCGAGACGGTCGTGTGATCGACCCCCAGACGCTGCGCTGCCGCACTCACTCGCTGCGTTCGCGCGACCTCCAGAAAGTACCGGAGATCGTCCCAGTCGGGCCGCGGTTCTGCGCTCGAAGCGCCAACGATGCCCGACGGGCGTGTTGCTGCAATGCGAGCCATCGCCCGGTCTCCTATGTGCATTTATGCACAAAGTAGATGCAGATTTTCGCTATGTAAAGCAAATTCGCACAAATACAATTTATGAGCGCCACGCATAGACGATGGCGACGAAAGCATAAGAGACCTGAAAGGACCTGAAGGAGACAAAGCGATGAAGATCAAGCCGTGGCTGCTCGCGCTGGGACTCGGCGCGGGCTTGGGGTTGACGTCGGTATCGGGGATGGCGGAACTGCCGAACCGTGCGGTGAAGGTGGGCGTGCTGACCGACATGTCGGGCACGTATTCCGCAATGGGGGGCGCCGGTTCGGTCGTGGCCGCGCAGATGGCCATCGACGATTGTCTGGCGGCCGAATGCAAGGGCATGAAGATCGATCTGGTCTCGGCCGACAATCAGAACAAGGCCGACGTCGCCGCCAACAAGGCGCGCGAATGGTTCGACCGCGACAACGTCGATGCGATTGCCGACCTGACGAATTCCGCTGCCGCACTTGCCGTCCAGAAACTGGCGATGGACAAGCAGCGTGTCGTGCTGTTCTCGGGCCCGGCGACCACACGTCTGACGAACGAAGATTGCTCCCCAACGGGCTTTCACTGGATGTTCGACACGTATTCCCAGTCGGCGGCAACCGCACGCGCGGTGGTCGGCGATGGCGGTAAGTCGTGGTACTTCATCACCGTCGACTACGCCTTCGGACATTCGCTGGAGAAAGACGCCGCGGATATCGTGAAGACGCTCGGCGGCACGGTGGTGGGCCAGTCGCGGCACCCGCTCAACGCGTCCGACTATGCGTCGTTCCTGTTGCAGGCGCAAAGCTCGAAGGCGCAGGTCGTGGCACTGGCGAACGGCGGGCAGGATACCGTCAACGTGCTCAAGCAGGCGCGTGAATTCGGCATCGTGCAACGCGGCCAGAAGCTCGCCGCACTGCTGGTGTTCCTGTCGGACGTGCATGCGCTGGGACTGAACACGGCGCAAGGCCTGATGTTTACCGATGGCTTCTACTGGGATTTCGACGACGCCTCGCGCGCCTGGTCGGCACGCTTTCAGAAGAAATACAAGGATCTGAAGCCGACGATGGTGCAGGCGGGCGTGTATTCGAGCGTGCTGCATTACCTGCG
This window of the Pandoraea fibrosis genome carries:
- a CDS encoding ABC transporter substrate-binding protein; the protein is MKIKPWLLALGLGAGLGLTSVSGMAELPNRAVKVGVLTDMSGTYSAMGGAGSVVAAQMAIDDCLAAECKGMKIDLVSADNQNKADVAANKAREWFDRDNVDAIADLTNSAAALAVQKLAMDKQRVVLFSGPATTRLTNEDCSPTGFHWMFDTYSQSAATARAVVGDGGKSWYFITVDYAFGHSLEKDAADIVKTLGGTVVGQSRHPLNASDYASFLLQAQSSKAQVVALANGGQDTVNVLKQAREFGIVQRGQKLAALLVFLSDVHALGLNTAQGLMFTDGFYWDFDDASRAWSARFQKKYKDLKPTMVQAGVYSSVLHYLRAVAASKSVDAKVVAQKMREMPIRDPIMHNASIRPDGRVIHDMYLFRVKSPAESKGPWDYYTKVATVPATEAFQPLSKSTCSLVKTSTAAK
- a CDS encoding LysR family transcriptional regulator gives rise to the protein MTEPFQPLPPSADASASRGGGADRVELMQTFVRIVEAGSLSAAAALLGTTQPTVSRRLQMLERSLGLRLLQRSTHRMKLTEDGERCFARAKELVTSWAAFEADLRGTGEDPEGTLRVLVPHAFGQEMMVGPLAEFLERYPGMKVQWFLQDREPDFIAEGLDCAIHVGELRDPSNVAISLIDVPRIAVASPELLAGYAPPAHPSDLTTLPWLSHSTFYRNDITLTHDTTRESVRITFDPRMSTDNLYALRSAAMRGLGVCVCSAWVMAEDVAQGRLIQLLPQWRPTPLPMYIIYPYAKYYPARLRRFIEAMRCAIPPVIDAEQRKVR
- a CDS encoding LysR family transcriptional regulator gives rise to the protein MARIAATRPSGIVGASSAEPRPDWDDLRYFLEVARTQRVSAAAQRLGVDHTTVSRRVRALEQSLGTLLFDKSRNAGFALTPEGQQLLVHAEQMETALQSACEQVAGLGQTLSGHVRIGSTEAFGTYFIAPVLSRFQREYPAIDFDVLPVPRFVSLSKREADLAITIERPQRGPYVCSKLCDYRLLLYATPGYLKQYGNVATFADLRGRRFISYVDELSFSNELRYLEDIVPGCDVVLRSTSVIAQYQAALQGEALAILPCFMAAQDPRLVPLLVDDVVVTRSFWIYCHEELRTLKRITVLWDYLRDAAQRNDALLQGTAGQLQWR